In the genome of Photobacterium sp. TLY01, one region contains:
- a CDS encoding TetR/AcrR family transcriptional regulator: MEQTRLALLQHARALFGTVGFADTVMDELTGRAGLTRGALYHHFGGKKGLFLAVYQQLDQEMDQRLQAISASAPDSWSAFSGRCHAYLKMATEPDIQRIMIRDAASVLDSEQIQAVRMSCIDAIAGLLAQLIGDKIIPDTSPVMLARLINGALLDTARSIAASENSAIALNEAAQSLDLMLNGLRRSR, encoded by the coding sequence ATGGAACAAACAAGGCTTGCATTGCTGCAGCATGCCCGTGCGCTGTTTGGTACTGTTGGCTTTGCTGACACTGTGATGGATGAGCTGACCGGGCGAGCAGGGTTAACCCGAGGCGCGCTGTATCATCATTTTGGCGGGAAGAAAGGTCTGTTTCTTGCTGTGTATCAGCAGTTGGATCAGGAAATGGATCAGAGGTTGCAGGCTATTTCTGCCAGCGCCCCGGACAGCTGGAGCGCTTTTTCAGGGCGCTGCCATGCCTACCTGAAGATGGCGACTGAGCCGGATATTCAACGAATTATGATCAGAGATGCGGCCTCGGTGCTCGACAGTGAGCAGATCCAGGCGGTTCGTATGAGCTGTATTGACGCGATTGCCGGATTACTGGCGCAGTTAATCGGGGACAAAATCATCCCCGACACCTCACCGGTGATGCTTGCCAGGCTGATTAATGGGGCTTTGCTGGACACTGCGCGTTCTATCGCAGCCAGTGAAAACAGTGCGATAGCATTGAATGAAGCCGCACAATCGCTGGACCTCATGCTCAATGGTTTGCGGCGCTCGCGGTAA
- a CDS encoding Ig-like domain-containing protein — MTRSIRTTLLLSAVILAGCNGSSDSGQDAPGGTNAAPVAMPLSLTTQTDTPITGSLKATDKDGDTLRFALGNAPGQGTVVITPGGTVTYTPASGITGNDQFSYTVSDGNNEPVSAQVSVTIEVLQVSFASFSREVFNAPLNSTPKSLRGRSVSNDVSSPDFYDDLLME; from the coding sequence ATGACTCGATCTATTCGCACGACCTTGCTGCTTTCAGCCGTGATCCTGGCAGGCTGTAACGGCAGTTCAGATTCCGGTCAGGATGCACCCGGGGGGACAAATGCCGCCCCGGTCGCAATGCCGCTGAGTCTGACAACACAAACCGATACCCCAATAACCGGCTCACTTAAAGCGACAGACAAAGATGGCGACACCCTTCGCTTTGCGCTCGGCAATGCGCCGGGTCAGGGTACAGTCGTGATCACACCAGGCGGCACCGTCACCTATACCCCGGCCAGTGGGATAACAGGGAACGACCAGTTTAGCTACACGGTCAGTGACGGAAACAACGAGCCAGTCAGTGCACAAGTCTCTGTCACGATTGAGGTACTTCAGGTCAGCTTTGCCTCGTTCAGCCGAGAGGTATTCAATGCCCCGTTAAACAGTACACCGAAAAGTCTGCGCGGGCGCTCTGTCAGTAACGACGTCAGCAGTCCGGATTTTTATGACGATCTGCTGATGGAATAA
- a CDS encoding anti-sigma factor domain-containing protein, whose protein sequence is MNYHNQTLIDMLAAEYVLGTLRGPARKRFQTLMMQSTRIREATWQWEQHLNDINQQIHPVEPSAAVWQTISQRLGFDEITAKETGHQVIKSGLSRLWPVLTGITTAASLLLAVLLWRESQVPVAPGPVQHVAVVKGEDAASYWLIEVHSREITVRASTSFQGLADKDYELWAVAANEPNPVSLGLLPKQGELVLAKNTRFDQLDIQMLAVSEEPLGGSPSGLPTKVLYTAELSQL, encoded by the coding sequence ATGAACTATCACAACCAGACATTGATCGATATGCTGGCCGCTGAGTATGTGCTGGGGACATTACGTGGCCCGGCCCGGAAACGCTTTCAGACCCTGATGATGCAATCAACCCGTATTCGGGAAGCCACCTGGCAGTGGGAACAGCATCTCAACGACATTAATCAGCAGATTCATCCGGTCGAGCCAAGCGCGGCTGTCTGGCAAACGATCAGCCAGCGACTCGGTTTTGATGAGATCACAGCTAAGGAGACCGGCCATCAGGTGATCAAAAGCGGACTTTCCCGTTTGTGGCCTGTGCTGACGGGTATTACCACGGCGGCTTCGCTTTTGCTTGCTGTTCTGCTCTGGCGCGAAAGCCAGGTCCCAGTCGCACCCGGACCGGTCCAGCATGTGGCTGTTGTGAAAGGGGAAGATGCCGCTTCATATTGGCTGATAGAAGTCCATTCGCGTGAGATCACGGTCCGGGCCAGCACTTCGTTCCAGGGACTTGCCGACAAAGATTACGAGCTGTGGGCTGTCGCCGCCAATGAACCGAACCCGGTATCGCTTGGCCTGCTGCCGAAACAAGGCGAACTGGTGCTGGCGAAAAACACCCGCTTTGACCAGTTGGACATTCAGATGCTGGCGGTCAGCGAAGAACCGCTGGGCGGTTCGCCGTCAGGGCTGCCAACCAAAGTCCTTTATACGGCAGAGCTGTCACAGCTTTAA
- a CDS encoding DUF4331 domain-containing protein, whose amino-acid sequence MNTKLVVSVIAMSLSGIASASSHREAPNITRLPTLDSTDFYAFNSYESGREDYVTLIANYIPLQDAYGGPNYFAMDPAAVYSIHIDNDGDAVEDLTFQFNFKNALPNNNMGVALNIGNSGETQSVAVPLKVVGGISAADQSAANFSETYTLSLVNGPQQNGQPTKLTNVSTGQTEFHKPLDFIGTKTFGSESGYVNYANQFIYEFTMPGCAATGKVFAGQRKDPFVVNLGKTFDLVNYVPVEGDSAPGASDGGGFPGGITQSADNDDLRLKNVTELAIEVPKVCITGDGNGTIGAWTTASLPQARILNPNATFARPEVNGGALTQVSRLGNPLVNELVIGLKDKDTFSAAKPADDTQFATYVTHPSLPELLNILFKDAVNATLGTNLATLAPTNFPRNDLVTAFLTGFPGVNQLKTVTPSEMLRLNTAIAAKPVSQQSSFGVAGDDLAGFPNGRRPGDDVVDIALRVVMGRLCYPIPVNGTDTDLGLCQPEDANVGNVPFTDGAPVNATMMDDSFPYLAPPLSGSGTDMVSE is encoded by the coding sequence ATGAATACCAAACTCGTTGTGAGTGTCATTGCGATGAGCCTTTCCGGCATCGCGTCAGCTTCCAGTCACCGGGAAGCACCAAACATCACCCGGCTTCCCACGCTGGACTCTACCGACTTTTACGCCTTCAACAGTTATGAAAGCGGCCGGGAAGATTACGTCACCCTGATCGCCAACTACATCCCGCTGCAAGATGCCTACGGTGGCCCGAACTACTTCGCCATGGATCCCGCCGCCGTGTACAGCATTCATATCGATAACGACGGTGATGCCGTTGAAGATCTGACCTTTCAGTTCAATTTTAAAAATGCACTGCCGAACAACAACATGGGCGTCGCGCTGAATATCGGCAACAGCGGAGAAACACAGTCTGTAGCGGTGCCGTTAAAAGTTGTTGGAGGGATTAGTGCCGCAGATCAGAGCGCGGCTAATTTCAGTGAAACTTACACCCTGAGTCTGGTCAACGGCCCCCAGCAAAATGGCCAGCCAACCAAGCTGACCAATGTATCAACAGGCCAGACAGAATTTCATAAGCCGCTGGATTTTATCGGTACCAAAACCTTTGGCAGCGAAAGCGGCTATGTCAATTACGCCAATCAGTTCATCTATGAATTTACCATGCCGGGCTGCGCCGCAACGGGCAAAGTCTTTGCCGGTCAGCGTAAAGACCCTTTTGTTGTCAATCTGGGTAAAACCTTCGATTTGGTCAACTATGTGCCTGTTGAGGGCGACAGTGCGCCCGGTGCCTCTGATGGCGGCGGCTTTCCGGGTGGGATTACTCAGTCAGCCGACAATGATGATCTGAGGCTCAAAAATGTCACCGAGCTGGCCATTGAAGTCCCCAAAGTCTGTATTACCGGCGATGGCAACGGCACCATAGGTGCCTGGACAACGGCCAGCTTGCCACAGGCAAGGATTCTGAATCCGAATGCGACCTTCGCCCGTCCGGAAGTCAATGGTGGCGCGCTGACCCAGGTCTCAAGACTGGGCAACCCGCTGGTCAATGAGCTGGTGATCGGCTTAAAAGATAAAGATACCTTCTCAGCAGCCAAACCTGCCGATGATACTCAGTTCGCAACATACGTCACACACCCAAGTCTGCCAGAGTTGCTGAACATTCTGTTCAAAGACGCGGTCAATGCGACACTGGGAACCAACCTAGCCACACTGGCGCCCACCAATTTCCCTCGCAACGATCTGGTCACTGCATTTCTGACCGGTTTCCCCGGGGTCAATCAGCTCAAAACGGTCACACCTTCTGAGATGTTACGCCTGAATACGGCGATTGCTGCCAAACCTGTTTCTCAGCAATCGTCTTTCGGTGTTGCGGGTGACGATCTGGCGGGTTTTCCTAATGGCCGCAGACCCGGTGATGATGTAGTCGATATTGCGCTGCGTGTGGTCATGGGCCGCTTGTGCTACCCCATTCCGGTAAACGGAACGGATACTGATCTGGGTCTGTGCCAACCCGAAGATGCCAATGTCGGCAACGTCCCCTTTACTGATGGCGCACCGGTCAATGCCACCATGATGGATGACAGTTTCCCCTACCTTGCACCACCTCTTTCCGGTTCTGGTACTGACATGGTTTCAGAGTAA
- a CDS encoding HupE/UreJ family protein, protein MRTLVIIFALLVAAFSAQAHQLSTAYLTLAQDNNATLSGNWQLQLSDLYPLMADKGIVLDTNQDGKLSWRELESQQPAIQTQLLSQLAVEQGGRRCNLTVTGNMMLESHANLPYLWLPLEINCLSATGLSLSYQAMFDINTGHKLIVNVAQPEQSINRIMDTNNRSLAINMQSSAMGETAREYLYQGIVHILIGTDHILFLLALLLTCVLYRDNRQWKGIDSPKSILISTTWIITAFTLAHSITLTATALNWLPSSRWVELLIALSVLFAALNNIFPLITKLGWVTFGFGLLHGMGFASVLGELGLPSSHTLLAVVAFNLGVELGQLSILLLALPVLILVRHQWRYQRWFMPAGSACIALMAAQWSIERL, encoded by the coding sequence ATGCGAACTCTCGTTATCATTTTTGCACTGCTTGTGGCAGCATTCTCTGCACAAGCACACCAACTAAGCACAGCGTATCTGACCCTGGCGCAAGATAATAACGCCACGCTGAGCGGAAACTGGCAACTGCAACTGTCAGATCTCTACCCTTTGATGGCTGATAAGGGGATCGTGCTGGATACCAATCAGGACGGCAAGCTGAGCTGGCGCGAACTGGAAAGCCAGCAGCCAGCAATACAAACACAGTTACTCAGCCAACTGGCCGTCGAGCAGGGCGGACGTCGCTGCAACCTGACTGTCACTGGCAACATGATGCTGGAATCACACGCCAACCTGCCCTATCTGTGGCTGCCGTTAGAGATCAATTGTCTGTCGGCTACCGGACTGAGCCTGTCCTATCAGGCGATGTTCGACATCAATACCGGCCATAAACTGATCGTGAATGTTGCTCAGCCAGAGCAAAGCATCAACAGAATCATGGATACCAACAACCGCTCACTGGCGATCAACATGCAATCCTCTGCCATGGGCGAAACGGCACGTGAGTATCTGTATCAGGGGATCGTCCATATCCTGATCGGAACCGACCATATCCTGTTTCTGCTGGCCTTACTCCTGACTTGTGTGCTGTACCGCGATAATCGGCAGTGGAAAGGCATCGACAGCCCAAAATCGATACTGATCAGCACCACCTGGATTATCACGGCCTTTACCCTTGCCCACTCGATTACGCTGACAGCAACGGCGCTGAACTGGTTACCATCAAGCCGGTGGGTCGAGCTCCTGATCGCTCTGTCTGTCCTTTTTGCCGCCCTGAATAATATCTTTCCGCTCATCACTAAGCTGGGCTGGGTGACCTTTGGTTTTGGTTTACTGCACGGTATGGGGTTTGCGTCTGTGCTTGGCGAACTGGGGCTGCCGTCCAGCCATACATTGCTGGCGGTTGTGGCATTCAATTTAGGGGTCGAACTCGGACAATTGTCGATACTGCTGCTTGCTTTACCTGTGTTAATACTTGTCAGACATCAATGGCGCTACCAGCGCTGGTTTATGCCTGCGGGTTCAGCATGTATTGCTTTGATGGCGGCACAGTGGTCTATAGAGCGCCTCTGA
- a CDS encoding gamma-glutamyl-gamma-aminobutyrate hydrolase family protein (Members of this family of hydrolases with an active site Cys residue belong to MEROPS family C26.): MRLGVLLCDDVAPERQAAHGNYRDMFSALFQDYSKQISLDFYRVIDGEYPKHIDECDAYITSGSQFGANDGFVWIGHLMAFIERLYEEKKPFVGICFGHQLMAKALGGEVVTSGRGWGIGVNSHEVKEQPSWMAGAGRTVSLVVSHQDQISQLPPEARVLAGSDFCPFAMIQIKTYFLGIQGHPEFTKSYVKDLMTARQQLYGDDAYEKGINSLSQPVDDKQVVSWIVRFLDTALTNSQT; this comes from the coding sequence ATGCGATTAGGCGTGCTCTTGTGTGACGATGTGGCCCCTGAACGACAGGCTGCTCACGGTAACTATCGGGACATGTTTTCCGCTCTGTTTCAGGATTATTCAAAACAAATCAGCCTGGATTTCTACCGTGTGATTGACGGTGAATACCCCAAACACATTGATGAGTGCGATGCTTACATTACATCGGGCAGTCAATTCGGCGCCAATGACGGCTTTGTCTGGATCGGACATTTAATGGCGTTCATTGAAAGGCTGTATGAAGAGAAGAAGCCTTTTGTGGGGATCTGTTTTGGTCATCAGCTGATGGCCAAGGCACTGGGGGGCGAAGTGGTGACATCCGGCAGAGGCTGGGGAATCGGTGTCAACAGCCATGAAGTGAAGGAACAACCCAGCTGGATGGCAGGCGCCGGGCGAACAGTCTCGCTTGTGGTCAGCCATCAGGATCAGATCAGTCAGTTGCCTCCTGAGGCCAGAGTGCTGGCAGGCAGTGATTTTTGTCCCTTTGCCATGATCCAGATAAAGACTTACTTTCTGGGCATACAGGGACACCCTGAATTCACGAAAAGCTATGTGAAAGATCTGATGACAGCCCGGCAGCAGCTTTACGGCGATGATGCTTATGAAAAAGGCATCAACTCATTATCGCAACCTGTGGATGACAAGCAGGTGGTGTCCTGGATTGTCCGATTTCTTGATACAGCCCTGACCAATAGCCAGACATAA
- a CDS encoding glutamine synthetase family protein, with translation MMDARAVKSVADAKAIVEERGLTHVKVGLFDNDGIMRGKYMSKAKFFASLEKGFSFCDVVLGWDAKDQLYDNTRYTGWHTGYPDAPVRILPHTCRDVLDEAGMLLFIAEFTGAAEAVCPRGVLRKVLAKAAAMGFEVQAALEYEFFLFRETPHSAREKGFRNLQTVTPDWFGYSMIRNSVYSELYHDILAMGQTMDFPIEGIHSETGPGVIEAAIAVDQAEAAADKAALFKTYMKVLAQRRDLLATFMAKWSMEYPGQSGHIHVSLRHKNGQSAFFDASQSQGMSTIQRQFLAGQQRLMPDFLCMIAPTINSYTRMVPGFWAPTHATWGIENRTTALRVIPGNETSQRIEYRLGAADANPYLALAAAVASGLCGIENQWQPSDAVSGNAYDQPQPPTLALPATLWEAAQCFKASDAARSMLGDAFVEHFAATREWEEREFRKQVTDWELARYFEII, from the coding sequence ATGATGGATGCGCGAGCAGTGAAATCCGTGGCCGATGCAAAAGCGATTGTCGAAGAGCGTGGCCTGACCCATGTCAAGGTCGGCCTGTTTGATAATGACGGTATCATGCGCGGGAAATACATGTCCAAAGCCAAGTTTTTTGCATCACTGGAGAAGGGATTTTCTTTTTGTGATGTCGTGCTGGGCTGGGATGCGAAAGATCAGCTCTATGACAATACCCGGTATACGGGTTGGCATACCGGCTATCCGGATGCGCCCGTGCGTATTTTGCCGCACACTTGCCGCGATGTACTGGACGAAGCGGGCATGCTTCTTTTTATCGCTGAATTTACCGGTGCGGCCGAAGCCGTGTGCCCGCGCGGCGTGTTGCGTAAGGTGCTGGCAAAAGCGGCGGCGATGGGCTTCGAGGTTCAGGCCGCGCTGGAATATGAATTCTTTTTATTTCGTGAAACGCCGCATTCAGCACGGGAGAAAGGTTTCCGCAACCTGCAAACCGTTACGCCGGATTGGTTCGGCTATTCCATGATCCGTAATTCAGTCTACAGCGAGCTGTATCATGACATTCTGGCGATGGGGCAGACGATGGATTTTCCCATCGAGGGGATCCATTCAGAAACAGGGCCGGGTGTGATTGAAGCGGCGATTGCGGTTGATCAGGCAGAAGCGGCCGCCGATAAAGCCGCGCTGTTTAAAACTTACATGAAAGTCCTGGCGCAACGCCGGGATTTGCTGGCAACCTTCATGGCGAAATGGTCAATGGAGTATCCCGGGCAAAGCGGTCACATCCATGTCTCCCTCCGGCATAAAAACGGCCAATCCGCTTTCTTTGATGCCAGCCAGTCACAGGGGATGAGCACAATCCAGCGGCAGTTTCTGGCGGGCCAGCAACGTTTGATGCCCGATTTTTTGTGTATGATTGCGCCAACAATCAACAGTTATACCCGGATGGTGCCCGGTTTCTGGGCGCCGACACACGCAACATGGGGCATTGAAAACCGCACGACAGCCCTGAGGGTGATACCGGGCAATGAGACATCTCAGCGTATCGAATACCGGCTGGGCGCTGCAGATGCCAACCCTTATCTGGCACTGGCGGCAGCTGTGGCTTCAGGCTTGTGCGGCATTGAGAACCAATGGCAGCCATCGGACGCAGTGTCAGGCAATGCTTATGATCAGCCGCAGCCCCCAACGCTGGCGCTGCCCGCCACATTGTGGGAAGCCGCCCAGTGTTTCAAAGCCTCCGATGCTGCCCGTTCAATGCTGGGCGATGCGTTTGTTGAGCACTTTGCCGCCACGCGCGAATGGGAAGAACGCGAGTTCAGAAAGCAGGTCACGGATTGGGAACTTGCCCGGTATTTCGAAATCATTTAA
- a CDS encoding MFS transporter produces MANPYKALFHVPGTLAFSLSGLIARLPISMTGIGIITMISQLSGSYWLAGAVAATFTLSTALIAPQISRLTDRYGQGRILPFAAAISVLGMLLLLVCIHFEAPDWTLFLFAVLAGFMPSMPAMVRARWTHIYKGQPALHTAYSLESVLDEVCFIVGPPIAVGLSVAVSPIAGPLAAALMLAIGISLFSLQKKTEPPVSEQTEHQQESALEPLTMKMLMLTLIALGTIVGTVDVLSVAFAKQQGVPVAASFVLSAYAAGSCISGLVFGALRLNLTLPKQLLLASIATAAATLPLLFVYDVLTLSVSVFVAGIFFAPTMIVTMGLVEKIVPASKLTEGFTWMITGLGIGIAAGAALTGWVIDEMGIRAGFTVTMAAGGGVLLASVYCYRLLQQRLALQTA; encoded by the coding sequence ATGGCGAATCCATATAAGGCACTGTTTCACGTGCCGGGAACATTAGCTTTTTCCCTGTCGGGACTGATTGCGCGCCTGCCCATTTCAATGACGGGCATTGGGATCATCACGATGATTTCCCAGCTATCCGGCTCTTATTGGCTGGCCGGCGCTGTTGCGGCCACCTTCACACTCTCAACGGCCTTAATTGCCCCTCAGATTTCCCGCCTGACAGACCGTTATGGCCAGGGCCGCATCTTGCCCTTCGCGGCAGCAATCAGTGTACTGGGGATGCTGCTGCTTTTGGTCTGCATTCACTTCGAAGCACCCGACTGGACACTCTTTCTGTTTGCGGTACTGGCCGGGTTTATGCCCAGCATGCCGGCCATGGTCAGAGCGCGCTGGACGCACATCTACAAAGGCCAGCCTGCCCTGCACACGGCTTACTCGCTGGAGTCTGTGCTGGATGAAGTCTGTTTCATTGTTGGACCTCCGATCGCCGTCGGTCTCAGTGTTGCTGTGTCACCCATCGCCGGACCGCTTGCGGCAGCTCTAATGCTGGCTATTGGCATCTCATTGTTCAGCTTGCAGAAAAAAACCGAACCTCCGGTATCAGAGCAAACGGAACATCAGCAAGAATCGGCGCTTGAACCGCTCACCATGAAAATGCTGATGCTGACACTAATCGCACTGGGCACCATAGTCGGTACTGTTGATGTGCTCAGTGTTGCCTTTGCCAAACAGCAGGGCGTGCCTGTTGCGGCCAGTTTTGTCTTGTCGGCCTACGCGGCAGGTTCCTGTATTTCCGGGCTGGTGTTTGGCGCATTGCGTCTGAACCTCACTTTGCCAAAACAGTTGTTACTGGCGTCAATTGCCACTGCGGCAGCCACACTCCCGCTGCTGTTTGTTTACGATGTGCTGACGCTGTCCGTCTCCGTTTTCGTCGCGGGTATTTTCTTCGCACCCACCATGATTGTGACGATGGGTCTTGTGGAAAAAATTGTGCCTGCGTCAAAGCTGACCGAAGGGTTTACCTGGATGATCACTGGCCTGGGAATCGGGATTGCCGCCGGTGCAGCGCTCACTGGCTGGGTCATAGACGAGATGGGAATTCGTGCCGGATTCACCGTCACGATGGCGGCTGGCGGCGGTGTTCTGCTGGCAAGCGTGTATTGCTATCGTTTACTGCAACAGCGTCTGGCACTGCAAACTGCCTGA
- a CDS encoding sigma-70 family RNA polymerase sigma factor, with protein sequence MDQDDHLKLISATALGDRQAFARLYQQTSGKLLAVCLKMLGNRALAEEAIQDAYVKIWHNAADYQHHKGSVLTWMISIARYRALDILRYQKVRKEDAFTGEPAPPEDNDDRFADLDAGHKLSQCIDELPQEHQQAIHLAYFNGLSHQEVVHYLDKPLGTIKSWIRRGLQQLQRCLTP encoded by the coding sequence ATGGATCAGGACGATCATCTCAAACTCATCAGCGCCACGGCACTGGGCGACAGGCAGGCCTTCGCCAGGTTGTATCAGCAAACCAGCGGCAAACTGCTGGCGGTATGCCTGAAAATGCTGGGGAACCGTGCGCTGGCCGAGGAAGCGATACAGGATGCTTATGTGAAAATCTGGCATAACGCCGCCGATTATCAGCACCATAAAGGCAGTGTCCTGACCTGGATGATCAGTATTGCCAGATACCGGGCTCTCGACATACTGCGCTACCAGAAGGTCAGGAAAGAAGACGCCTTCACGGGTGAACCTGCGCCACCGGAAGATAACGATGACAGGTTTGCCGATCTGGATGCCGGACACAAATTAAGCCAGTGCATTGATGAACTGCCCCAGGAGCACCAACAGGCAATTCATCTGGCTTACTTTAACGGGCTGAGCCATCAGGAAGTGGTGCACTATCTGGATAAACCGCTGGGCACCATTAAAAGCTGGATTCGCCGTGGATTACAACAACTACAAAGGTGTCTGACGCCATGA
- a CDS encoding lipopolysaccharide assembly protein LapB has translation MNTHSFPALMIGIAALCSVSVFAKPYLPDNQDAALLMVPELAVQSATLEDIRTLIDNAQRPSGTIDGFSLADALIQPHLNTNASPEALYLWARIQQHQHNFKGAEQTLKRLLAQQPDDASARLLLASVQTIQGKFTQARQSCLQLIGRSSMLVSAACALDNSFQQAITEDNRVQSYRELQSVATRYPSQHQEESVWLMQILAGMALALNRPEEALAHLSLPADSQRPISYLSLWAEAQLAQDNPQAVLTTLADIASRTGEADDNLLLKLALAEQMTGTFQHWQVRCLNRITLREQRQDTTHASLLASYYLLLGDRPDKALFWAKINWQQNRLLSDRQLLIDAEQAFNPQS, from the coding sequence ATGAATACACATTCTTTTCCTGCACTGATGATCGGTATTGCCGCGTTATGCAGTGTATCCGTGTTTGCAAAGCCTTACCTGCCTGACAATCAGGATGCCGCTTTGCTGATGGTACCGGAACTGGCTGTCCAGTCAGCGACACTGGAAGACATACGCACCTTAATTGACAACGCGCAGCGTCCGTCCGGCACGATTGATGGCTTCAGCCTGGCCGATGCTCTGATACAGCCACATCTGAATACGAACGCCTCCCCAGAGGCCCTCTACCTCTGGGCCAGGATTCAGCAGCACCAGCATAATTTCAAAGGTGCAGAGCAAACGCTAAAGCGTTTACTGGCACAGCAGCCCGATGATGCCAGTGCACGATTACTGCTGGCCAGCGTGCAGACCATCCAAGGCAAATTCACGCAAGCCAGGCAATCGTGCCTGCAGCTTATTGGCCGGTCTTCAATGCTCGTCTCGGCGGCCTGCGCACTGGACAACAGTTTTCAGCAAGCGATAACCGAAGACAACCGCGTCCAGAGCTACCGTGAACTTCAGTCAGTTGCCACGCGTTATCCGTCACAACATCAGGAAGAATCTGTCTGGCTCATGCAGATCCTGGCAGGGATGGCACTGGCGCTTAACCGCCCGGAAGAAGCCCTGGCGCACCTCAGCCTGCCTGCCGACAGTCAACGTCCTATCAGCTATCTGAGTTTATGGGCAGAGGCTCAACTGGCTCAGGACAACCCTCAGGCTGTACTCACCACCCTGGCAGATATTGCTTCCCGTACAGGGGAAGCTGATGACAATCTGCTGCTGAAACTGGCACTCGCAGAACAGATGACAGGGACATTCCAACACTGGCAGGTTCGCTGTCTGAACCGGATCACTTTGCGGGAACAACGGCAAGATACCACCCACGCTAGTTTACTGGCGAGCTATTACCTGCTGCTCGGTGATCGCCCTGACAAGGCACTGTTCTGGGCCAAAATCAACTGGCAGCAAAACCGCCTGTTATCAGACCGACAATTGCTGATAGATGCTGAACAGGCTTTTAATCCGCAGTCATAA
- a CDS encoding TetR/AcrR family transcriptional regulator has product MSRIREKNQEVIIKFAGRLFAEQGFAATKVADIAKLADVPKPNVYYYFKTKENLYRAVLESVTQPLLEASSPIEQLDDPVQALTAYIQTKLRISRDHPFASKVFANEVMSGAPYLPSDIGDELLAQSRMIIAKLERWIEKGVMARVSPQHLMFTIWASTQTYADFSWQICNVLEKEALDDQDFADAAEFLTQLVIRGCQIKSA; this is encoded by the coding sequence ATGTCACGTATTCGAGAAAAAAATCAGGAAGTTATTATCAAGTTTGCGGGCCGCCTGTTTGCTGAACAGGGGTTTGCGGCAACCAAAGTGGCCGATATTGCCAAGTTGGCCGACGTCCCCAAGCCGAACGTGTATTACTACTTCAAGACCAAAGAAAACCTCTATCGTGCGGTGCTGGAAAGTGTGACCCAGCCATTGCTGGAGGCCTCCAGCCCGATTGAGCAGCTGGATGATCCGGTTCAGGCGCTGACCGCTTATATTCAGACCAAACTGCGCATTTCCCGTGATCACCCATTTGCGTCCAAAGTGTTCGCCAATGAAGTGATGTCGGGGGCGCCGTATCTGCCGTCAGATATCGGTGATGAGCTGCTGGCGCAGTCAAGAATGATCATTGCCAAGCTGGAGCGCTGGATTGAGAAGGGTGTGATGGCGCGGGTGTCGCCGCAGCATCTGATGTTTACGATTTGGGCGTCGACCCAGACCTATGCTGATTTCAGCTGGCAGATTTGCAATGTACTGGAAAAAGAAGCGCTGGATGATCAGGATTTTGCGGATGCCGCAGAATTTCTGACACAACTGGTGATTCGGGGCTGTCAGATAAAATCAGCCTGA